From a single Adhaeribacter swui genomic region:
- a CDS encoding acyl-CoA dehydrogenase family protein, with the protein MQLINAPFPDFIKNFEQTLKHLFHTKEDINQLSLNRGLPPAIMSEIMAQLPLSVAIPQSYGGRGSIVKECLGILAAASYESLPLSLIFGINIALFLEPVSKYAEETVKKEIFDRFLHAQNMGGLMITEPNYGSDALNMKTVNRPSEAGYKIKGQKHWQGLTGMADYWLIACRKESSPGELSRDIDFFICDASQEKQRIIVEEYYDNLGLYMIPYGLNQLDVEVPAYFKLQPKTTGIKMMLDILHRSRMQFPGMGMGFIQRMMEEAIAHCQTRIVGTANLLALDQVQFQLTRIQAAFTICSAMCARSSEISGVNHDLATEGLEANSMKAVVTDLMQESSQILVQLSGANGYRIRHIGGRGIIDSRPFQIFEGSNEMLYSQIAEIITRLMKKQKQRQVFAFLKDFELTAAACLPVKQELSFSLPESLPQRKMVDLGKILGRVVALGYVLQLEEKGFQKDLIANCIIAVRQEIAGLVSGFNADNTTTVVTDLTAKSFWLNLAD; encoded by the coding sequence ATGCAATTGATAAACGCCCCGTTTCCCGACTTTATAAAGAACTTTGAGCAAACGCTAAAACACCTATTTCATACGAAAGAAGATATCAACCAGCTCAGCCTTAATAGGGGTTTGCCCCCTGCTATTATGAGCGAGATTATGGCTCAGCTACCTTTATCTGTAGCCATTCCCCAATCGTATGGTGGCCGGGGCAGTATCGTAAAAGAATGTTTAGGAATTTTAGCTGCCGCCTCTTACGAGTCCCTGCCACTTTCACTTATATTCGGCATTAACATCGCGCTTTTTCTGGAGCCAGTTTCGAAGTACGCAGAGGAAACGGTGAAAAAAGAAATCTTTGACCGGTTTCTTCACGCACAGAATATGGGCGGGCTTATGATCACCGAACCTAATTACGGCAGTGATGCATTGAACATGAAAACGGTGAATAGACCCAGTGAAGCAGGTTATAAAATAAAAGGCCAAAAGCATTGGCAGGGCCTTACAGGTATGGCCGATTACTGGTTAATTGCCTGTCGGAAAGAAAGCAGCCCGGGAGAACTCAGCCGGGACATTGATTTTTTTATTTGTGATGCGTCGCAGGAGAAACAACGAATCATCGTAGAGGAGTACTATGATAACTTAGGGCTTTACATGATCCCTTATGGTTTAAACCAATTAGATGTAGAGGTTCCGGCCTACTTTAAGTTACAGCCTAAAACTACCGGCATCAAAATGATGTTGGATATCTTACATCGCAGCCGCATGCAATTCCCCGGCATGGGCATGGGCTTTATCCAACGCATGATGGAAGAAGCTATAGCACATTGCCAAACCCGAATTGTAGGAACGGCTAATCTATTAGCTCTGGATCAGGTGCAGTTTCAATTAACCCGTATCCAAGCTGCTTTTACTATCTGTTCGGCCATGTGCGCCCGCAGCAGTGAAATCAGCGGGGTGAATCACGACTTAGCAACCGAAGGTCTGGAAGCAAACAGTATGAAGGCGGTAGTAACCGATTTAATGCAGGAGTCATCTCAAATCTTAGTTCAATTATCTGGAGCGAATGGTTACCGCATCCGGCATATTGGCGGACGGGGAATTATAGACAGCCGGCCATTCCAGATTTTTGAAGGCTCCAACGAAATGCTTTACAGTCAGATAGCCGAGATAATTACCCGCTTAATGAAAAAGCAGAAGCAAAGGCAAGTATTTGCTTTTCTGAAAGATTTTGAGCTTACCGCGGCAGCTTGCCTGCCGGTTAAACAAGAACTTAGTTTTTCTCTTCCCGAATCTTTGCCGCAACGCAAAATGGTAGATCTAGGTAAAATTCTGGGTCGGGTTGTTGCCCTGGGCTACGTATTGCAGTTAGAGGAAAAGGGGTTCCAAAAAGATTTGATCGCTAATTGTATTATTGCGGTTAGGCAAGAAATAGCTGGTTTAGTATCTGGTTTTAACGCAGATAATACAACTACAGTAGTGACTGATTTAACAGCAAAAAGTTTCTGGTTGAATTTAGCTGATTAA
- a CDS encoding nuclear transport factor 2-like protein yields the protein MKNKFYSAVVLLLLVWGCSDNSASQEKAISESQQPVKASEIDEAKTKQVLDHHWQAFIQNNMEEVMADYTEESVLITPDRTYKELEEIRENFKNAYQTFAQERTTFKLNKSVIVRDIGYILWQAKTPTLDLTYASDTFIIQNGKIISQTYAGVAHALKE from the coding sequence ATGAAAAATAAATTCTATTCTGCAGTAGTGCTTCTTTTGTTGGTATGGGGTTGTTCTGACAATTCCGCTTCCCAAGAAAAGGCTATTTCTGAAAGCCAGCAGCCAGTTAAGGCCAGCGAGATAGATGAAGCCAAAACTAAGCAGGTGTTGGATCACCATTGGCAAGCTTTTATCCAGAACAATATGGAGGAAGTGATGGCAGATTATACCGAAGAATCTGTTTTGATTACGCCCGATAGAACTTATAAAGAATTAGAGGAAATTCGGGAAAATTTTAAAAATGCCTACCAAACATTTGCCCAGGAACGTACTACCTTTAAATTAAACAAGTCTGTTATAGTTAGAGATATTGGCTATATTCTTTGGCAAGCAAAAACACCCACCCTTGACCTGACTTACGCCTCCGATACCTTCATTATCCAAAACGGAAAAATCATTAGCCAGACATACGCCGGCGTTGCTCATGCGCTCAAAGAGTAA
- a CDS encoding T9SS type A sorting domain-containing protein → MDRKTDKEGNLLWEKTLGGSGEDEAYSVGLSQGENVFIAGTSSSGKSSDKSKASKGGKDYWLVTLDQNGTKLWDKTFGGSQDDILRASTYTMEGHYVLAGSSYSGASEDKTQHSQGSSDYWIVEVDEQGRKVYDKRFGGSRTEDLRTVTQTRDGGLLLGGKSDSPASGDVSQSTWGSSDYWLVKTYASLNSLIAPRTATAAETSIVVSQTFLAYPNPFQEKLTITFSLPDMQKVVIRILDGLGKPVTTLFQAEAQAKQTYQVEWHTREQEAGMYLLQLQTPTGQNTQKVMLRK, encoded by the coding sequence TTGGATAGAAAAACCGATAAAGAGGGTAACCTTCTTTGGGAGAAAACCTTGGGCGGCAGCGGTGAAGATGAAGCCTATTCAGTGGGACTTAGCCAGGGCGAAAATGTATTTATAGCGGGCACCAGCAGTTCAGGTAAAAGCTCTGATAAAAGCAAGGCCAGCAAAGGCGGCAAAGATTACTGGTTAGTAACGCTGGATCAGAATGGCACAAAGCTGTGGGATAAAACCTTTGGCGGCAGCCAGGACGATATACTTCGTGCCAGCACTTACACCATGGAAGGACATTACGTACTAGCGGGTAGTTCTTACTCGGGTGCAAGTGAGGATAAAACCCAGCACAGCCAAGGCAGCAGTGATTACTGGATCGTGGAGGTAGATGAGCAAGGTCGCAAAGTGTACGATAAACGGTTTGGCGGCAGCCGCACGGAAGATCTGCGTACCGTTACCCAAACCCGGGATGGTGGTTTGCTTTTAGGTGGCAAGTCAGATTCACCGGCAAGCGGCGACGTATCCCAATCTACTTGGGGGAGTTCCGACTATTGGCTGGTAAAAACTTATGCTTCGCTCAATTCGTTAATAGCTCCCAGAACAGCTACAGCGGCAGAAACTTCCATTGTGGTGAGCCAGACATTCCTAGCTTACCCAAACCCGTTCCAAGAGAAACTAACCATTACCTTTTCCTTACCAGACATGCAAAAGGTTGTTATCAGAATACTCGATGGACTAGGCAAACCAGTAACCACGCTGTTCCAAGCAGAAGCTCAAGCTAAGCAAACTTATCAGGTAGAATGGCACACTAGAGAGCAAGAAGCGGGCATGTACTTGTTGCAACTGCAAACCCCTACGGGGCAAAACACGCAGAAAGTGATGCTGCGAAAGTAA
- a CDS encoding T9SS type A sorting domain-containing protein, with product MTIPLSAKITEPLIKTKKHWLIILCFLMIVNIGSSTIMFGQTIQWQTGISGNSERPNTMIGTQDGGYLIASLNNSIIQFIKLDKEGKVTLKRSIVSSGSLEAIVATQDGGYLVGGNLKSDYWVMKIDKNWSKVWEKSYGGNSTENLVSLIGNQDGSFLLGGTSYSNKGKSKTQDLKGLSDFWLVKIDGSGAKIWDKSFGGVKTWAIDYVGGEYDGDWSADTILTGNSYLGGIASTPEGGYILGGSTNSFAGGDNTSGDSVNQDFPQWDAWDQWIIKIDNDGKQIWDKTEHTNSYIPPFKSIISTLDGCFLITRTNYDLYDGCGGYQRYNTISKVNGLGINLWESNFNEYTSIFPTKDGGYLVGYSPYFNGKAPADDYNYYDECYQDVSENDFWILKLDANGFEVWKKIIGGNDQEYLTNIFPTYDGNYLLAGFSNSGISGDKTIDFEGTEDFWLVKLKEDNPFAANWNLRYGGWNDENFTTILKTTDGGYLSGGYSNSSYTGDKWSGSQGKNDYWIVKSDKDGKLQWEQTYGGSNDDYLNRVIQTLDGGYLLAGSSLSGLGGDKRQGSRGDRDYWIVKIDSKGNIEWDKRFGGKGYDELKKVIQLSTGEYILAGYSLSPAGGDKSQSSQGGADFWLVKISKTGTKIWDKRYGGSLNDLLSGIVETADGGYLLSGTSLSGKSGDKSQGSRGGSDFWIVRVDKNGKKLWDKTYGGSGQDEAFSSGRNGNDFFIAGQSDSPAGADKTRGSQGGKDFWLLKLTSTGAKVWDKRFGGSKDDELKASILTKDGSYILAGKSFSDKSGNKSQNSQGSSDYWIVKADKDGMYQWDKRFGGSGTEDLRAVTQTADGGLLLAGKSDSGVSGDRTQPSQGGTDFWLVKVAPEIKSIVAAREAVEVEEPAIRTSQVNLIAYPNPFSDKVTITLTLPQAQPATITMYDSQGRKVANLFQGEVQANQESKVEWQAGSNAEGLYILQLQTPTQRHSQKLIILK from the coding sequence ATGACAATACCTTTATCTGCGAAAATTACGGAGCCTCTGATTAAGACTAAAAAGCATTGGTTGATCATTCTTTGCTTTTTGATGATTGTAAATATAGGCTCATCAACTATAATGTTTGGGCAAACTATTCAGTGGCAAACAGGTATTTCAGGTAACAGTGAGCGGCCAAATACAATGATAGGAACGCAAGATGGCGGTTATCTCATTGCAAGTCTAAATAATTCAATAATTCAATTTATTAAACTTGATAAAGAGGGCAAAGTAACACTAAAAAGATCTATAGTAAGTAGTGGTTCTTTGGAAGCAATAGTAGCCACGCAAGATGGCGGCTATCTAGTTGGAGGAAATTTAAAAAGTGATTACTGGGTAATGAAAATAGATAAAAATTGGAGCAAAGTATGGGAAAAAAGTTATGGAGGGAATAGCACGGAAAATCTTGTATCTTTAATAGGAAATCAAGATGGGAGCTTTTTGTTAGGAGGTACTTCTTATTCAAATAAGGGTAAATCTAAAACTCAAGATTTAAAAGGCTTATCTGATTTTTGGTTGGTTAAAATAGATGGAAGTGGGGCAAAGATCTGGGATAAATCTTTTGGAGGTGTAAAAACCTGGGCAATCGATTATGTAGGAGGTGAATATGATGGTGATTGGTCCGCAGATACCATTCTTACAGGAAATTCCTATTTAGGGGGTATAGCCTCTACTCCAGAAGGCGGCTATATTTTGGGAGGTAGTACAAACTCCTTTGCAGGAGGAGATAATACATCTGGCGATAGTGTGAATCAAGATTTTCCACAATGGGATGCATGGGATCAATGGATCATTAAGATTGATAATGACGGGAAGCAGATTTGGGATAAAACAGAACACACCAATAGTTATATACCTCCATTTAAGTCAATAATATCGACCTTAGATGGGTGTTTTCTAATAACAAGAACGAATTATGATCTTTATGATGGCTGTGGTGGTTACCAGCGTTATAATACAATAAGTAAAGTTAATGGTTTAGGAATAAACTTATGGGAAAGTAATTTTAATGAGTATACTTCCATATTTCCAACTAAAGACGGAGGATACTTAGTGGGCTATTCACCTTATTTTAACGGCAAAGCACCTGCTGACGATTATAATTACTATGATGAATGCTACCAAGATGTAAGTGAAAATGATTTCTGGATACTAAAACTTGATGCAAATGGATTCGAGGTTTGGAAGAAAATAATTGGTGGTAATGATCAAGAATATTTAACTAATATATTCCCGACTTATGATGGCAACTACTTATTGGCAGGTTTTTCCAATTCAGGTATAAGCGGCGATAAGACCATAGACTTTGAAGGAACTGAGGATTTTTGGCTTGTAAAATTAAAAGAAGACAATCCGTTCGCCGCTAACTGGAACTTACGTTATGGTGGTTGGAACGACGAAAACTTTACTACCATTCTCAAAACCACTGATGGGGGTTACTTATCTGGAGGATATTCCAATTCTAGTTATACAGGAGATAAATGGAGTGGTAGTCAAGGTAAAAATGATTATTGGATTGTAAAGAGTGATAAAGATGGTAAGCTACAGTGGGAACAGACATATGGCGGTTCTAACGACGATTACTTAAATCGAGTCATTCAAACGCTTGATGGTGGGTACTTACTTGCGGGATCTTCCTTATCAGGATTGGGAGGAGATAAAAGACAAGGTAGCCGAGGTGACCGAGATTACTGGATTGTAAAAATAGATAGCAAAGGAAATATAGAATGGGATAAGCGTTTTGGCGGCAAAGGGTATGACGAACTCAAGAAAGTAATTCAGCTTTCCACCGGTGAATACATTTTGGCCGGGTACAGTCTTTCTCCTGCTGGAGGTGATAAAAGCCAAAGCAGTCAAGGAGGCGCTGACTTCTGGTTAGTAAAAATAAGTAAGACGGGTACTAAAATCTGGGATAAACGTTACGGCGGGAGTTTAAATGATTTATTAAGCGGCATTGTAGAAACCGCAGATGGTGGTTATTTACTCAGTGGCACCTCTTTATCAGGTAAAAGTGGCGACAAGAGTCAAGGAAGTCGGGGCGGGAGTGATTTCTGGATCGTCCGGGTAGATAAGAACGGTAAGAAGCTTTGGGATAAGACTTACGGAGGCAGTGGCCAGGATGAAGCTTTTTCTTCGGGCAGGAATGGCAATGATTTTTTTATTGCAGGCCAAAGTGATTCTCCGGCTGGCGCGGACAAAACCAGGGGCAGTCAAGGAGGGAAAGACTTTTGGTTGCTTAAACTTACCAGTACCGGAGCCAAGGTGTGGGACAAGCGTTTTGGGGGCAGTAAAGATGACGAGTTAAAAGCCAGTATTCTAACCAAAGATGGCAGCTATATTTTGGCCGGTAAATCATTCTCCGATAAAAGTGGAAATAAAAGCCAGAACAGCCAGGGAAGTAGCGATTACTGGATTGTGAAGGCCGATAAAGATGGCATGTACCAGTGGGATAAACGTTTTGGAGGAAGTGGAACCGAGGATCTGCGGGCGGTAACACAAACCGCAGACGGGGGCTTACTCTTGGCCGGAAAATCGGATTCGGGTGTGAGTGGTGATCGTACGCAGCCCAGCCAAGGCGGCACAGATTTTTGGCTGGTGAAAGTAGCTCCGGAAATTAAATCGATTGTTGCTGCCAGGGAAGCAGTAGAAGTAGAAGAGCCAGCTATAAGAACCAGCCAAGTAAATTTAATTGCCTACCCCAATCCATTCTCAGATAAAGTTACTATAACACTCACGTTACCACAAGCACAACCGGCAACCATAACAATGTACGATAGTCAAGGCAGAAAAGTAGCTAATTTATTTCAAGGGGAAGTTCAAGCCAACCAGGAGAGTAAAGTAGAATGGCAAGCAGGCAGCAATGCAGAAGGCTTGTATATTCTACAATTGCAAACACCTACCCAACGACACTCACAGAAATTAATAATATTAAAATAA
- a CDS encoding vWA domain-containing protein: MNWYQSLTTLEIITGLLFLILYLGYIFKIHRLAAHFKQKADLAWVKFGFRAVYFLLIIIAILGPSFGAMKKEIKTIGKDIFILVDVTASMNARDVPPSRLEKVKFELRQLIQKFNSDRIGLIIFSDEAFVQCPLTYDQSALLLFIQTLKTDILPRAGANYAPALQLALEKFKNNKDSQLPEKRAELILLISDGEDFSTNLIAVYRQLNQENIRVISLGVGSENGGPIPLNKGFVTDAKGKRVISKLNPERLAEIAGNTNGQYFEIGARTSEIPRLISAINAIEGERQETRIVDVQANKYYYPLFLAFIFILLDIIVTFNVIRI, from the coding sequence ATGAATTGGTATCAATCGTTAACCACTCTGGAAATTATAACGGGCTTACTGTTTTTAATTTTATACCTGGGTTATATTTTTAAAATTCATCGTTTAGCCGCTCACTTTAAGCAAAAGGCCGATCTGGCGTGGGTAAAATTTGGCTTTCGGGCGGTCTATTTTTTATTGATTATTATTGCCATTCTGGGCCCTTCGTTTGGCGCCATGAAAAAAGAGATTAAAACGATTGGGAAAGATATCTTTATTCTGGTTGATGTAACCGCCTCTATGAACGCCCGCGATGTGCCCCCATCGCGGTTAGAAAAAGTAAAGTTTGAACTCCGGCAATTAATTCAAAAGTTTAACTCCGACCGGATTGGCTTGATTATTTTCTCCGACGAAGCATTTGTGCAATGTCCGTTAACGTACGACCAGAGCGCTTTGCTTTTATTTATTCAAACTTTAAAAACAGATATTTTGCCGCGGGCCGGCGCTAATTATGCGCCGGCCTTGCAACTGGCCCTCGAAAAATTTAAAAATAATAAAGACTCCCAATTACCAGAAAAACGGGCCGAACTCATTTTACTTATCAGCGACGGCGAAGATTTTAGTACAAATTTAATCGCGGTTTACCGGCAGTTAAATCAGGAAAATATCCGGGTGATAAGTTTGGGCGTAGGTTCAGAAAACGGCGGCCCCATTCCCCTGAATAAAGGGTTTGTTACAGATGCAAAAGGCAAACGGGTAATCAGTAAATTAAATCCCGAACGTTTAGCCGAAATAGCCGGTAATACCAATGGACAGTATTTCGAAATTGGGGCCCGTACATCTGAAATTCCCCGTCTTATTAGTGCTATTAACGCCATTGAGGGCGAAAGGCAAGAAACCCGGATTGTAGATGTGCAGGCCAATAAATACTATTATCCCTTATTTCTGGCCTTTATCTTTATTTTACTCGATATTATCGTTACATTCAACGTTATCCGGATATGA
- a CDS encoding tetratricopeptide repeat protein, with amino-acid sequence MKIVVAFAIIIAFLSQTLTKVTRVNQFLKEAQAAYKQKDYTTAIYLFKYLSDSLQVREREVKINLGHAYFQRNNQEQASRFYQPLLAKSTPRVASLLHLQLGVITASKNKTQALDYFKKALILNPQNEEARYNYEFLKKYLKQHPEADEPALPPPAPEKQKPQDIKPEQAKQTGQKEDAQGKTQAEVPDFNNSDPENSPQPGSGKNPETDAANGSRSDLSNKASANQQKKDSSGNLPGNQRGVSGGNNPDNNRNQINSGQNAENQENNAGQTTFDHLKEVGITPEKARMLLEAMREAEVQYLQQIPRKHTPKKDSGNPDW; translated from the coding sequence ATGAAGATAGTAGTTGCATTTGCCATTATTATAGCTTTTTTAAGCCAAACGCTTACCAAAGTTACCCGGGTTAACCAATTTTTAAAAGAAGCCCAGGCAGCCTACAAACAAAAAGACTACACCACCGCTATTTATCTTTTTAAATACCTGAGTGACTCTTTGCAGGTGCGCGAACGGGAAGTTAAAATTAATCTGGGACATGCTTATTTTCAACGGAATAATCAGGAGCAGGCTTCCAGGTTTTACCAGCCTTTGCTCGCTAAATCTACGCCAAGGGTTGCCTCGCTGCTCCATTTGCAGTTAGGCGTAATAACAGCTTCTAAAAATAAAACCCAGGCGCTGGATTATTTTAAAAAAGCATTGATTTTAAATCCGCAGAACGAAGAAGCCCGCTACAATTACGAATTTTTAAAAAAATATCTGAAACAGCACCCCGAAGCAGATGAGCCTGCCTTACCCCCACCTGCCCCAGAAAAACAAAAGCCCCAGGATATAAAACCGGAGCAAGCCAAGCAAACTGGCCAAAAAGAAGATGCCCAGGGAAAAACGCAGGCAGAAGTACCGGATTTTAATAACTCTGATCCGGAAAATTCGCCTCAACCTGGTTCCGGTAAAAACCCGGAAACGGATGCTGCTAATGGTAGCAGAAGCGACTTATCAAACAAAGCATCGGCAAACCAGCAAAAAAAAGATAGTAGCGGTAATCTACCAGGGAATCAGCGCGGGGTTTCCGGAGGAAATAACCCGGATAATAATCGAAACCAGATAAACAGCGGGCAAAATGCAGAAAACCAGGAAAACAATGCCGGCCAAACTACCTTTGATCATTTAAAAGAAGTTGGCATTACACCCGAGAAAGCCCGGATGCTTCTGGAAGCCATGCGCGAAGCCGAAGTACAATATTTGCAACAGATTCCCAGAAAACACACCCCCAAGAAAGATTCCGGGAACCCTGATTGGTAA
- a CDS encoding acetyl-CoA C-acyltransferase — translation MTLKEVYVVAAVRTPIGSFGGSLAALSATQLGAAAIKGALAKAGVNPQAVQEVIMGNVLSANLGQAPARQAALYAGLGYEVECTTVNKVCASGSKAIMFAAQAIMLGHKEVIVAGGMESMSNVPYYLDKVRFGTKLGHGQMTDGLLKDGLWDVYNDFHMGNAAEHTAREMGITRQMQDEFAIESYRRSAAAAEAGQLQDEIIPVEIPQQGKDPLVVNTDEEYTKVNFDKIASLKPVFDKEGTITAANASTLNDGAAAVVLMSKEKAEELGVKPIARILGFADAEQEPKWFTTSPALAIPKALKVAGITPEKVDFYEINEAFAVVSIANNQKLNLKNSNVNVFGGAVSLGHPLGASGARIVTTLLNVLDKKNGKIGVTGICNGGGGASAIVLEKLYL, via the coding sequence ATGACCTTAAAAGAAGTATACGTAGTAGCCGCCGTCCGGACACCGATTGGTTCTTTTGGTGGCAGTTTAGCCGCTTTATCGGCTACCCAGTTAGGTGCCGCTGCCATTAAAGGTGCTTTGGCCAAAGCCGGAGTCAATCCGCAAGCGGTGCAGGAAGTAATTATGGGTAACGTGCTATCGGCCAATTTGGGTCAGGCGCCAGCCCGGCAGGCTGCGTTGTACGCAGGTTTAGGTTACGAAGTTGAATGCACCACCGTAAACAAAGTATGCGCCTCGGGTTCTAAAGCCATTATGTTTGCGGCTCAGGCGATTATGCTGGGGCATAAAGAGGTAATAGTGGCCGGTGGCATGGAAAGCATGAGCAACGTACCTTATTACCTGGATAAAGTACGTTTTGGCACCAAACTGGGCCACGGCCAAATGACCGATGGTTTGCTAAAGGACGGGCTCTGGGATGTGTACAACGATTTTCATATGGGCAACGCCGCTGAGCACACCGCTCGCGAAATGGGCATAACCCGCCAGATGCAAGACGAATTTGCGATAGAATCGTATCGCCGGTCGGCCGCTGCCGCCGAAGCCGGACAGTTACAGGACGAGATAATACCTGTAGAAATTCCGCAACAGGGCAAAGATCCTTTGGTGGTAAACACAGATGAGGAATATACCAAAGTAAACTTCGATAAAATTGCCAGCTTAAAACCGGTGTTCGACAAAGAAGGCACTATTACGGCGGCTAATGCCTCTACATTAAACGACGGCGCCGCGGCAGTGGTGCTAATGAGCAAAGAAAAAGCTGAAGAATTAGGCGTAAAACCCATTGCCCGGATTTTGGGCTTTGCCGATGCCGAACAAGAACCCAAATGGTTTACTACTTCGCCGGCCCTGGCCATACCGAAAGCTTTAAAGGTAGCTGGCATTACTCCGGAAAAAGTTGACTTTTACGAGATCAACGAAGCTTTTGCCGTAGTTTCAATTGCAAATAACCAAAAGTTAAATTTAAAAAACAGCAACGTAAATGTTTTTGGGGGAGCGGTTTCGCTGGGTCACCCTTTGGGAGCTTCCGGCGCCCGGATTGTAACTACTTTATTGAATGTACTAGACAAGAAAAACGGGAAGATAGGCGTAACCGGTATTTGCAATGGCGGTGGCGGCGCGTCGGCTATTGTTCTGGAGAAACTATACCTTTAA
- a CDS encoding toxin-antitoxin system YwqK family antitoxin, whose amino-acid sequence MNYFWRNILLIGFISLVVFTAAGQNRRQKVVSYHDSVRTAIKQIYYVVPPDTVPEGTYKRFYRSGKLEAITSFVNGKQDSAYLEFYENGAKRVTVNYKDGLRQGLFESFYPNGKPLQQANYTDDKQTGPIKTFFENGNPKMEATFVNGYPEGEVKEYFPEGGLQSSITYVKSQQSGPAKTYYPNGKLKTEANYKNGVLDGYYKTYYDNGQPESEATNEGGKRTGVTRTYYRSGKLKSETNFKTVILVKPKVVTPDGQINKERVLTKFKNTTSQPDGLARTYYESGQKMSEINYVNGKMAGTAQYFYPSGKLKQEIRYANEEKDRRITTYYESGNVREEQFFKNNAKTGTWKTFYDGKQLSLQETYENGKLTKERLAYYPNGQLKEKATYENGKIVGKAFTYHDNGKVQSETEYKNGLKNGPFKQFYSSGEPELTGNYRYNRQIGTWKHFDEEGKIVKHTTYKNGIAVAE is encoded by the coding sequence ATGAATTATTTTTGGCGTAATATTTTACTTATTGGCTTTATTTCTCTGGTTGTTTTTACTGCTGCTGGCCAGAACCGGCGGCAAAAAGTAGTGAGTTACCACGACTCTGTACGCACAGCCATTAAGCAAATTTACTATGTAGTACCGCCGGATACGGTACCCGAAGGCACCTACAAACGTTTTTACCGGAGCGGAAAACTCGAAGCCATTACCAGCTTTGTAAACGGCAAGCAAGACAGCGCCTACCTCGAATTTTATGAAAATGGTGCGAAGCGGGTTACGGTAAACTATAAAGATGGCTTACGGCAAGGTCTTTTTGAATCTTTTTACCCGAACGGTAAGCCGCTACAACAAGCCAATTATACCGACGATAAGCAAACCGGACCCATAAAAACGTTTTTTGAAAATGGTAATCCTAAAATGGAAGCCACCTTCGTCAATGGTTATCCGGAAGGTGAAGTAAAGGAGTATTTTCCGGAGGGTGGTTTACAATCCAGCATTACCTACGTAAAAAGCCAGCAAAGCGGCCCCGCCAAAACTTATTACCCGAATGGTAAATTAAAAACAGAAGCAAACTATAAAAATGGTGTATTGGATGGGTATTATAAAACCTATTATGATAATGGCCAGCCCGAGTCGGAGGCTACCAACGAGGGCGGTAAACGCACCGGCGTTACGCGTACTTATTACCGGTCGGGCAAGTTAAAATCCGAAACTAATTTTAAAACTGTTATTCTGGTAAAGCCTAAAGTCGTTACCCCGGATGGCCAGATAAACAAAGAACGGGTACTTACCAAATTTAAAAATACCACCAGCCAACCCGATGGCCTGGCCCGCACCTATTACGAGAGTGGGCAAAAAATGAGTGAGATAAATTATGTGAATGGTAAAATGGCGGGCACCGCGCAGTACTTTTACCCTAGCGGCAAGCTTAAACAAGAAATCCGCTACGCCAACGAAGAGAAAGACCGCAGGATTACCACGTATTACGAATCCGGCAACGTACGCGAAGAGCAATTTTTTAAAAATAACGCCAAAACCGGCACCTGGAAAACCTTTTACGATGGCAAACAGCTAAGCCTGCAGGAAACTTACGAAAATGGGAAGTTAACCAAGGAGCGGCTAGCCTATTACCCAAACGGGCAGCTAAAAGAAAAAGCCACTTACGAAAACGGAAAAATAGTGGGAAAAGCTTTTACTTACCACGACAACGGCAAAGTACAGTCCGAAACCGAATACAAAAATGGTTTGAAAAACGGTCCTTTTAAACAATTTTACAGCTCCGGCGAACCCGAACTAACGGGCAATTACCGGTACAACCGGCAGATTGGCACCTGGAAACACTTTGATGAAGAAGGCAAAATAGTTAAACATACCACCTACAAAAATGGCATTGCCGTAGCGGAATAG